A window of Exiguobacterium sp. Helios genomic DNA:
CGGCATCCAAGTTTTTCAGAAGGGCGCCGCCGCCTGTCAAGACAATTCCGCGGTCCATGACGTCTGCTGATAATTCCGGCGGTGTTTGTTCAAGCGTGTGTTTGACACCGGCTAAAATTGCATCGACCGTATCTGATAACGCATCACAAATTTCTGCGCTTGTGACTTCGATTTGTTTCGGAAGTCCCGTCACGAGATCACGTCCACGAATTTCCATCGTCTCGTTTTCCGACTCTTCATCAATCCGGGCATAACCGATTGTCATTTTCAACGTTTCAGCCGTCCGTTCACCGATCATCAGGTTGTATTTCGATTTGATGTAACGAATGATTGACTCGTCCATCTCGTCTCCACCGACACGAATCGATTGGCTTGTCACGATACCGCCAAGTGAAATGACCGCGACTTCCGTCGTTCCGCCACCGATATCGACGACCATTGATCCTGTTGGTTCAGAAACCGGGAGACCTGCTCCGATTGCTGCTGCAAACGGTTCTTCAATCGTATAGGCTTCACGTGCACCAGCAAGTTTCGCCGCGTCTTCGACCGCACGTTTTTCAACGGACGTAATCCCGCTCGGTACACAAATCATGACGTTTGTTTTAGAAGAAAATAATCCTTTTTTCTTTGTTGCTTGATCCATGAAGTATTTGATCATCGTAGCCGTTGTTTCATAATCGGCGATAACCCCATCTTTCATCGGGCGTCGTGCCGTCACGTTTCCCGGTGTCCGTCCAATCATGTTTTTTG
This region includes:
- a CDS encoding rod shape-determining protein encodes the protein MFGSFSREIGIDLGTANTLVYVKGQGIVVREPSVVAFRTDTGKIEAVGNAAKNMIGRTPGNVTARRPMKDGVIADYETTATMIKYFMDQATKKKGLFSSKTNVMICVPSGITSVEKRAVEDAAKLAGAREAYTIEEPFAAAIGAGLPVSEPTGSMVVDIGGGTTEVAVISLGGIVTSQSIRVGGDEMDESIIRYIKSKYNLMIGERTAETLKMTIGYARIDEESENETMEIRGRDLVTGLPKQIEVTSAEICDALSDTVDAILAGVKHTLEQTPPELSADVMDRGIVLTGGGALLKNLDAVIEDETRILTLVAENALDCVAIGTGKSLEMMNVLRSKSGISQKR